A stretch of the Synechocystis sp. PCC 7338 genome encodes the following:
- a CDS encoding FAD-dependent oxidoreductase has product MTELPPNPNSTVVSRRTALKLLGVGTLGGAIGYSRLAKPQPARYHSDRLDLPQYLSQPKSVVVVGAGLAGLASAYELSKRGFKVTLLEKSPNLGGKVAGWPIQVGEETFQMEHGFHGFFPQYYNLKGIVNELAIADNFRSLDFYSLVFKEGYEPEVFRPSHSAFPWNIVDLTISSPNRLRWGINLTKPSHWQVFRAITGFQIPKSYDQLDGITVSDWVAKGFPQGLYDLYFLPFAKSSLNAPDVLSAGELMQFFHFYFFGNPEGLAFNGTKDDMVTSLVMPIVQSIKAHGGKIITEATVSAINCDQGLIQSLQYVQGDDPVSDVPFTVPRNELLSQASPGEDVYYGAGDRVYWTKSGGKEALSLTCSHQGCTVAKQENGQFVCPCHGAVYDADGQVIQGPAKRNLAKFAVKPGSSAKEVQLVSRTKGKPMEQTLKADYYVLAADVVGMKNLADRLGGDVSFQLVQQVKQLAVADPFAVARFWFDQDFEWPHSNFASLSGYRLTDSITLYHRIQNQFIAWAERTGGSVVELHAYCYKEKEFPTQGDLLTTFERELYEIVPSLATANLLHRELVNQKNFSGFPPNSYGDRPETETVVPNLLFAGDWVKMPFPCGLMERAISSGLLSANAICHREGLQRRELLTVMPEGILQI; this is encoded by the coding sequence GTTTCCCGTCGCACTGCGCTCAAACTTTTGGGGGTGGGTACCCTGGGGGGGGCCATTGGTTATTCCCGCTTAGCTAAGCCCCAACCCGCTCGATACCATAGCGATCGCCTAGATTTACCGCAATATTTATCCCAACCCAAGTCCGTGGTGGTGGTGGGGGCCGGTTTGGCTGGTTTAGCTTCAGCCTATGAACTGAGCAAGCGGGGCTTTAAGGTTACCCTGTTGGAGAAATCACCCAATTTGGGCGGTAAGGTAGCAGGCTGGCCCATCCAAGTGGGGGAAGAAACCTTTCAGATGGAACACGGTTTCCACGGCTTTTTTCCCCAGTATTACAACCTCAAAGGCATTGTTAACGAGTTGGCGATCGCCGACAATTTTCGTTCCCTAGATTTCTATTCCCTGGTGTTTAAGGAAGGCTATGAGCCGGAGGTATTTCGTCCGAGCCATTCCGCCTTTCCCTGGAATATTGTTGATCTGACCATTTCTTCTCCCAATCGGTTGCGTTGGGGCATTAACTTAACCAAGCCTTCCCATTGGCAAGTTTTTCGGGCCATTACGGGTTTCCAAATTCCCAAAAGCTATGACCAACTGGATGGCATCACCGTCAGTGATTGGGTGGCAAAGGGATTTCCCCAGGGTTTGTACGATCTTTATTTTCTCCCCTTTGCCAAATCTAGCTTGAATGCCCCCGACGTGTTGAGTGCGGGGGAGTTGATGCAGTTTTTCCACTTTTACTTTTTCGGTAATCCTGAGGGCCTAGCTTTCAACGGTACTAAGGACGATATGGTGACCAGTTTAGTCATGCCCATAGTGCAGTCCATCAAAGCCCATGGGGGGAAAATCATCACCGAAGCCACCGTCAGTGCAATTAATTGTGACCAGGGTTTAATCCAATCCCTCCAATATGTGCAGGGGGATGATCCCGTCAGCGATGTGCCCTTTACTGTGCCCCGCAATGAGTTGCTCTCCCAGGCAAGCCCAGGGGAGGATGTTTATTACGGCGCTGGCGATCGGGTTTATTGGACAAAATCGGGAGGAAAAGAAGCGTTGTCCCTTACCTGTAGTCACCAGGGTTGCACCGTTGCCAAACAGGAAAATGGCCAATTTGTTTGTCCTTGCCATGGAGCTGTGTATGATGCCGATGGTCAAGTGATCCAGGGGCCAGCCAAGCGTAACTTAGCTAAGTTTGCCGTTAAACCGGGGAGCAGTGCCAAGGAAGTACAGTTAGTTTCCCGCACCAAGGGCAAACCAATGGAGCAAACCCTCAAGGCGGATTATTATGTGCTAGCAGCGGACGTGGTGGGCATGAAAAACCTGGCCGATCGCCTGGGGGGAGATGTTAGTTTTCAATTGGTGCAACAAGTGAAACAATTAGCCGTGGCGGATCCCTTTGCGGTGGCCCGGTTTTGGTTTGACCAAGATTTTGAATGGCCCCATAGCAATTTTGCCTCCCTGTCCGGTTATCGTTTGACCGATAGCATTACCCTCTATCACCGCATCCAAAATCAATTTATTGCCTGGGCAGAACGCACCGGGGGCAGTGTGGTGGAGTTACATGCCTATTGTTACAAAGAGAAAGAGTTTCCTACCCAAGGGGATTTACTAACTACCTTTGAGCGGGAATTGTACGAAATTGTCCCCTCCCTAGCCACTGCCAACCTACTACATCGGGAATTGGTCAACCAAAAGAATTTCTCCGGGTTTCCCCCCAACAGCTACGGCGATCGCCCGGAGACGGAAACTGTGGTGCCCAATCTTTTGTTTGCTGGAGATTGGGTGAAAATGCCCTTTCCCTGCGGTTTGATGGAGCGGGCCATCAGCAGTGGATTATTATCGGCCAACGCCATCTGTCATCGGGAGGGTTTGCAACGGCGGGAATTGTTGACGGTGATGCCCGAGGGAATTTTGCAAATTTAG
- a CDS encoding translocation/assembly module TamB domain-containing protein, whose protein sequence is MVTDRQKSESPLGLPRLAKHSRAFFSWPMVVGLGSGMVVAIAGAATYGHYWVQRNVSPLVGQAVEHFLNRPVELGPLTSVSLTHLEFGATSIPATPSDPNWVQLQGLKISYNPWQYLQDEHLGLNITAVEPQAYFEQGRSGQWWHTEIGELADDFPFQLEKLIVRRGRGTVVSRNDRQALNQPIQLRLNDAQFWQASSQDIFHFRLQGQLLPLVDRRSRLLVKGSIDPAQESWQLLVKSHHLPLTPLKEILPLPLDFRGGSLDSELAIAVEDQQLVSLDGEVDLHQASLKLPQLARPLTAINGPLIFQGRKIQLGQVQGQLGEIKAKSQGYIDWQDGFNLAIATAPLAVNKIFQGLQFPPATVPISGQLSSTVAIQGPLENPQIKVDLQKAGKNPLQIENLALQDLQAHLDLEGDRVVVKNFQALPRSGGNLSGSGQIQVRRKGNNLDWQPFQLQIQANKVDVKPWLEGDLSTPLPSVLPLSGQAQITGKLSEPRTWEAQAQANVSLAGGLLKTEDFVYQGGQWQGHFQLQNLSLGNLDTASIPDSLKQGKLQAQVWAQGNQKYQSPLQLQGQGQVTLPQGAVAIDQFQLQGKQWQGVFAAKNIALATLPGMDRSWSGTLTGNWTGQGHLDQPMHQWNLVGSGQWHSPQGTVDIQQFRVEEENFSAQLSTEGIDWQALRISQPGQVAGRLNLTGEWTGETAQLKNLKGNLTSSQGWQLLSDPVTVAFDWQGSQLKLSQLRSKGLQAQGNVQIAIAGVKPGFDPQGATQAMDLQVEAAGFPLAKIIPTPQAASWSGNLDFKGQVTGSGSQPQWQGQLAVHRLQLGKFKFVPHLSGEVKKDLEGIQLALQGEGEQIRLSLDPKQQPTAVLWERGPWQLAGQKQTNQWSLTARSLPLEALQNSLPLALTLVSHGDNSLTDSLAKLQSQPWGGELSGHFQLDLAKKTAIATRVNIQQPRWGNFSAQNLAGNFRYGQGQLTVDSGRLRHGQSTVLIQGQADFQGDQPRWGGEISFRQSRIEDVLTALQLFTWEDFGRDFQPPSYGTAKDLYGAMGQDLDQENLPPLVSVGNALDDLATQFKQLALSETSLTSTETNQDSLPDLEQLRGQLQGKITVEKRGDSPLAADFSLLGQQWQWGDHGLEQLQLAGRWQEDNLSLAPLELRSGDRFLRVTGSLGPQGQQGQIQLHQLPLGPLAKILHFPAHLAPEGDVFADFRLQGSRQNPQFQGKVQIKDNRFGPLALEKTEGDFSYQAGRLDFQLQSLVNSLTEPLQLQGSVPYVFPFASQAPNSNHFSLALKLKNDSLKLINLFSHGQLSWLSGQGEVDLALLGRLDPYNQTLYQLQGLGEITIQNGAIAAEMLPNKPLTQVNANIVADLNTLQVTNLTGQISGGSLAMVGSLPLQNPLPNLDQGLRLSLNNLAVDVPNLYQGALGGLVQITGTAIAPQVGGQLALGNGNISVGQTLPALGSGAPSHRGLRFNNLNLVLAENVRVQNLPFLDFAAGGQVTLNGTPQNLRPEGEIKLKGGQVNLFASQLRLDNNQNNSVYFLPQRGLDPYLDLYLLSSVSETSRNITNRSPLSSEVPEPFTATQDSLQTVRIQAHINGYASEINQNIQLTSTPRRSSQEIITLLGGGVLSTLGQDSTQTTVGLANLAGSAVLGPVQGRIGEALGLSEFRIFSTPLMNEGDRLQGNQIGVAAEAGIDLTPQLGVSVQKIINSDRLPQWGLEYRVNDSTVIRGSSNFQDDSRGIVEFQKRF, encoded by the coding sequence ATGGTCACCGATCGCCAAAAGTCTGAATCCCCCTTGGGGTTGCCCCGGTTGGCTAAGCATTCCAGGGCATTTTTTTCCTGGCCAATGGTGGTGGGCTTGGGCAGTGGTATGGTGGTGGCGATCGCCGGGGCCGCAACTTACGGCCATTATTGGGTACAGCGAAACGTCTCCCCCTTGGTGGGGCAAGCGGTGGAACATTTTTTAAATCGCCCGGTGGAATTGGGACCATTGACCAGTGTTTCCCTCACCCATCTAGAATTTGGTGCCACTAGCATTCCGGCCACCCCTAGCGACCCCAACTGGGTGCAACTCCAGGGTCTAAAAATTAGCTATAACCCCTGGCAATATCTCCAGGACGAACATCTGGGGCTGAATATCACCGCAGTAGAACCCCAAGCCTACTTTGAACAGGGGCGATCGGGCCAGTGGTGGCATACGGAAATAGGAGAACTGGCGGATGATTTTCCCTTCCAATTGGAAAAATTAATTGTCCGTCGGGGTCGGGGCACTGTGGTCAGTCGCAACGATCGCCAAGCGCTCAATCAACCCATTCAATTGCGGCTAAACGATGCCCAATTTTGGCAAGCATCGAGCCAAGATATTTTCCATTTCCGCCTCCAAGGTCAACTATTGCCCCTGGTTGATCGCCGCAGTCGTCTACTGGTGAAAGGCAGTATTGACCCAGCCCAGGAAAGCTGGCAACTCCTAGTCAAAAGTCACCATTTACCCCTCACTCCCCTCAAGGAAATTTTGCCCCTGCCCCTGGATTTTCGAGGGGGTAGTCTGGATAGTGAACTGGCGATCGCCGTTGAGGATCAACAACTAGTTTCCCTGGATGGGGAAGTGGATTTACACCAAGCTAGTTTGAAATTGCCCCAACTGGCCCGCCCCCTCACCGCCATTAATGGCCCCCTGATTTTCCAAGGTCGTAAAATTCAACTGGGACAAGTGCAAGGGCAATTGGGGGAGATTAAAGCCAAAAGCCAGGGTTACATAGATTGGCAAGATGGCTTCAACCTGGCGATCGCCACCGCACCGTTGGCAGTCAACAAAATTTTCCAGGGGTTACAGTTTCCCCCCGCCACTGTCCCCATTAGTGGTCAATTAAGTTCCACGGTAGCCATTCAGGGGCCGCTGGAAAACCCGCAAATTAAAGTTGACCTGCAAAAGGCAGGCAAAAATCCCCTCCAGATTGAAAACCTCGCCCTACAGGATCTCCAAGCTCACCTCGACCTAGAAGGCGATCGGGTGGTGGTGAAAAATTTTCAGGCCCTACCTCGCAGCGGCGGCAACTTAAGCGGCTCAGGGCAAATTCAAGTCCGAAGGAAGGGGAATAACTTGGATTGGCAACCGTTCCAACTGCAAATTCAGGCAAATAAAGTTGATGTGAAACCCTGGTTAGAGGGGGATTTAAGCACCCCATTGCCCTCAGTGTTACCCCTATCAGGGCAAGCTCAAATCACAGGAAAACTATCCGAACCTCGTACTTGGGAGGCCCAGGCCCAAGCCAATGTTTCCTTAGCAGGGGGATTACTTAAAACCGAAGACTTTGTTTACCAAGGGGGCCAATGGCAAGGCCATTTTCAACTGCAAAATTTATCCCTAGGGAATTTAGACACAGCATCAATCCCAGACAGTTTGAAGCAGGGTAAACTCCAAGCCCAGGTGTGGGCCCAGGGAAATCAAAAATATCAGTCGCCGTTGCAATTACAGGGTCAAGGGCAAGTGACTTTACCCCAGGGCGCTGTGGCGATCGACCAATTTCAACTCCAGGGGAAACAATGGCAAGGGGTGTTTGCGGCGAAAAATATTGCCTTGGCAACCTTGCCTGGTATGGATAGATCCTGGTCAGGAACTTTAACTGGCAACTGGACTGGCCAAGGGCACCTGGATCAACCCATGCACCAATGGAATTTGGTTGGTTCTGGGCAATGGCACTCTCCCCAGGGAACGGTGGACATTCAACAATTCAGGGTAGAGGAGGAAAACTTCAGCGCCCAACTGAGTACAGAGGGTATAGATTGGCAGGCTTTACGCATTAGTCAACCGGGACAGGTAGCGGGGCGATTAAACCTAACGGGGGAATGGACTGGGGAAACGGCTCAGTTAAAAAACTTAAAAGGAAATTTGACTAGCTCCCAGGGGTGGCAATTATTATCGGACCCCGTCACTGTGGCCTTTGACTGGCAGGGTTCCCAGCTTAAATTGAGCCAACTCCGTAGCAAGGGTTTGCAAGCCCAGGGAAATGTCCAAATTGCCATTGCTGGAGTTAAGCCTGGTTTTGATCCCCAAGGGGCCACCCAGGCCATGGACCTCCAGGTAGAAGCTGCAGGGTTCCCCCTAGCCAAAATCATTCCTACTCCCCAGGCAGCCTCATGGTCGGGAAATTTAGATTTTAAGGGACAGGTGACGGGCTCCGGCTCCCAACCTCAATGGCAAGGACAATTGGCGGTGCATCGTTTGCAGTTAGGGAAGTTCAAATTTGTGCCCCATTTAAGCGGCGAGGTAAAAAAAGATCTGGAAGGCATACAATTAGCTCTCCAGGGAGAAGGGGAGCAAATTCGCCTCAGTTTAGACCCGAAGCAACAACCCACAGCGGTGTTATGGGAGCGGGGGCCATGGCAACTAGCGGGGCAAAAACAAACAAACCAGTGGTCTTTAACGGCCCGTTCCTTACCCCTGGAGGCTTTACAAAATAGTTTGCCCTTAGCTCTAACCCTTGTGTCCCATGGGGACAACTCTTTAACCGATTCCTTGGCAAAACTCCAGAGTCAACCTTGGGGAGGGGAATTGTCGGGGCATTTTCAACTTGACCTGGCCAAAAAAACGGCGATCGCCACTAGGGTTAATATCCAGCAACCCCGGTGGGGCAATTTTAGTGCCCAGAATTTGGCCGGTAATTTCCGCTACGGCCAGGGGCAGTTAACGGTGGACAGTGGTCGTTTACGCCATGGCCAGAGTACGGTTTTGATTCAGGGACAAGCTGATTTCCAAGGCGATCAACCCCGGTGGGGCGGGGAAATTAGTTTCCGTCAAAGCCGGATTGAAGATGTTTTAACGGCTCTGCAACTGTTCACCTGGGAAGATTTTGGCCGGGATTTTCAGCCCCCCTCCTACGGCACAGCGAAGGATCTGTACGGTGCCATGGGGCAAGATTTGGACCAAGAAAATTTGCCGCCGTTGGTTAGTGTGGGCAATGCCCTGGATGACCTAGCGACTCAATTTAAGCAACTGGCCCTGAGTGAAACTAGCTTGACGTCAACGGAGACAAACCAGGACTCTTTACCAGATTTAGAGCAACTGCGGGGACAATTGCAAGGCAAAATCACCGTGGAGAAACGGGGAGACTCTCCCCTGGCGGCCGACTTTAGTTTGTTGGGTCAACAGTGGCAATGGGGGGACCATGGCCTGGAGCAATTACAATTGGCCGGGCGCTGGCAGGAGGATAATCTCAGCCTTGCTCCCCTAGAATTACGCAGTGGCGATCGATTTTTGCGGGTCACTGGGTCACTGGGACCGCAGGGCCAACAGGGACAAATTCAACTCCATCAACTACCCCTTGGCCCCTTGGCCAAAATTTTGCATTTCCCTGCCCACCTCGCTCCAGAAGGAGATGTATTTGCTGATTTTCGCCTCCAGGGTAGCCGGCAGAATCCGCAGTTTCAGGGCAAAGTGCAGATTAAAGATAATCGTTTTGGCCCCTTGGCCCTGGAAAAAACCGAGGGAGATTTTAGTTACCAAGCCGGTCGTTTAGATTTTCAATTACAAAGTCTGGTTAATTCCCTCACGGAACCGTTGCAACTACAGGGTAGTGTTCCCTATGTCTTTCCCTTTGCCAGCCAAGCCCCCAACAGTAATCATTTTTCCCTGGCATTAAAGTTAAAAAATGACAGCCTGAAGTTGATTAACCTCTTCAGCCATGGGCAATTAAGTTGGCTAAGCGGTCAGGGGGAAGTGGATTTAGCTTTGTTGGGCCGCCTTGATCCCTATAATCAAACTCTGTACCAACTCCAGGGGCTAGGGGAAATCACCATTCAAAATGGGGCGATCGCCGCTGAGATGTTACCGAATAAGCCCCTAACCCAGGTCAATGCCAACATTGTGGCGGACTTAAATACGCTCCAGGTGACCAATTTAACCGGGCAAATCAGTGGCGGCAGCTTAGCCATGGTGGGCAGTCTACCCCTGCAAAATCCCTTACCCAATCTAGACCAAGGTTTACGACTGAGCTTGAATAATTTGGCGGTGGATGTGCCCAATCTGTACCAAGGAGCCCTGGGGGGATTGGTGCAAATTACTGGCACGGCGATCGCCCCCCAAGTGGGAGGTCAGTTGGCCCTGGGCAATGGCAATATTTCCGTAGGACAAACTCTGCCCGCTCTGGGTTCTGGTGCTCCTTCCCATCGGGGCCTGAGGTTCAATAATTTAAACTTAGTGTTGGCGGAAAATGTCCGGGTGCAAAATTTACCCTTTCTTGATTTTGCTGCCGGCGGCCAAGTGACCCTGAATGGTACACCGCAAAATTTGCGTCCTGAGGGGGAAATTAAGCTCAAAGGAGGCCAGGTGAATTTGTTTGCCAGCCAATTAAGATTGGATAATAACCAAAATAACAGCGTTTATTTTCTGCCCCAGCGGGGTCTTGACCCCTATCTAGATTTATATTTGCTCAGTTCCGTCAGTGAAACAAGCCGCAACATCACCAACCGCAGTCCTCTTTCCTCGGAGGTGCCAGAACCCTTCACTGCCACCCAGGACAGCCTGCAAACGGTGCGCATCCAAGCCCACATCAATGGCTACGCCAGTGAAATCAACCAAAATATCCAGTTAACCAGTACACCCCGGCGATCGTCCCAGGAAATCATTACCCTGTTGGGAGGTGGTGTGCTCAGTACCCTTGGTCAGGATAGTACCCAAACCACGGTTGGGCTAGCTAATTTGGCTGGATCGGCAGTGTTGGGCCCAGTCCAGGGACGCATTGGTGAGGCCCTGGGGCTAAGTGAATTTCGCATTTTTTCCACCCCCTTAATGAACGAAGGCGATCGCCTCCAGGGCAATCAAATCGGGGTTGCAGCAGAGGCAGGCATTGACCTTACCCCCCAATTGGGAGTTTCGGTGCAAAAAATCATCAACTCCGATCGCCTACCCCAGTGGGGCTTGGAATACCGGGTTAACGACAGCACAGTGATCCGGGGTTCCAGCAATTTCCAAGACGACAGCCGGGGCATAGTGGAATTTCAAAAACGGTTTTAA
- a CDS encoding DUF2854 domain-containing protein → MLPKISLAAVGLTVGGILTVTGFVAYALDYATLNLAGFFYGIPLVLGGLALKAAELKPIPFSQPTPEKIIALRNQLATPTQNQIRKDVTRYRYGQEAHLDESLERLGLSPTDEERPVLTSLLEQDWEGKYVLTLTFTSPFISLETWQERQEKIAKFFGPDLEVTIAKPEEKVVTVNLISQLALP, encoded by the coding sequence ATGCTTCCTAAAATTTCTTTGGCCGCGGTGGGCTTAACGGTGGGGGGAATCCTCACCGTCACAGGATTTGTGGCCTATGCTCTGGACTATGCCACTCTCAATTTGGCTGGTTTTTTCTATGGCATTCCCCTGGTATTGGGGGGATTGGCCCTGAAGGCAGCGGAGTTGAAACCCATCCCGTTTAGTCAGCCGACCCCGGAAAAAATCATCGCCCTACGGAATCAACTGGCCACACCCACCCAAAACCAAATTCGTAAGGATGTGACCCGTTATCGTTACGGGCAGGAAGCCCACTTGGATGAATCCCTGGAGCGCCTAGGTTTGAGCCCCACCGATGAAGAAAGACCAGTACTGACTAGCCTTTTGGAACAGGACTGGGAAGGAAAATACGTGCTCACCCTAACCTTCACCTCCCCCTTTATTAGTCTAGAAACTTGGCAAGAAAGGCAGGAAAAAATTGCTAAATTCTTCGGCCCAGACCTGGAGGTTACCATCGCCAAACCGGAAGAAAAAGTAGTGACGGTGAACCTAATTTCCCAATTAGCCCTCCCGTAA
- the acs gene encoding acetate--CoA ligase: MSDTIESILQEERLFNPPTEFSEQAYVRSGREYGQLYSRAANNPEKFWGELAEQELHWFKKWDRVLDWQPPFARWFVGGQLNISHNCLDRHLHSWRRNKAAIIWEGEPGDSRVITYGELHREVCQFANALKGLGVQKGDRVAIYLPMIPEAAIAMLACARIGAPHSVVFGGFSAEALRDRLVDAEAKLVITADGGFRKDKAIALKQEVDKALEHGAPSVENVIVVQRTKADVTMTAGRDHWWHELQPQQSAHCPAEPMDSEDMLFILYTSGSTGKPKGVVHTTGGYNLYTHMTTKWIFDLKDTDVYWCTADVGWITGHSYIVYGPLSNGATTVMYEGVPRPSNPGCFWDVIEKYGVNIFYTAPTAIRAFIRMGEAVPNARDLSSLRLLGTVGEPINPEAWMWYHRVIGGGKCPIVDTWWQTETGGIMLTPLPGAIPTKPGSCTRPFPGIVADIVDLDGNPVESGQGGFLVIKQPWPSMIRDVYGDTDRFRSTYWEHIQPQGEQHFYFAGDGARRDRDGYFWVMGRVDDVINVSGHRLGTMEIESALVSHPLVAEAAVVARPDELTGEAIFAFVSLDGSQEPNDDLKKELIQHVTEEIGAIARPAEIRFTDVLPKTRSGKIMRRLLRSLASGQEISGDTSTLEDRSVLDKLREG; this comes from the coding sequence ATGTCAGATACCATTGAATCCATCCTCCAGGAAGAGCGACTTTTTAATCCCCCCACGGAGTTTAGTGAACAGGCCTATGTGCGCAGTGGGCGGGAGTATGGGCAACTGTACAGCCGGGCGGCGAACAATCCAGAGAAGTTCTGGGGGGAACTGGCGGAGCAGGAATTGCATTGGTTTAAAAAATGGGACCGGGTGCTGGACTGGCAACCTCCCTTTGCCCGATGGTTTGTCGGTGGCCAGTTGAATATTTCCCATAACTGTTTAGACCGACATTTGCATAGTTGGCGGCGCAATAAGGCGGCCATTATCTGGGAGGGGGAACCGGGGGATTCCCGGGTAATTACCTATGGGGAACTGCATCGGGAAGTTTGTCAGTTTGCCAATGCCCTGAAAGGTTTGGGCGTACAAAAAGGAGATCGTGTGGCCATTTATTTACCCATGATCCCCGAAGCGGCGATCGCCATGTTGGCCTGTGCCCGTATCGGTGCGCCCCATAGCGTTGTGTTTGGTGGGTTTAGTGCGGAAGCCCTGCGGGATCGGTTAGTGGATGCTGAAGCGAAATTGGTCATCACTGCCGACGGCGGTTTTCGTAAAGATAAGGCGATCGCCCTCAAACAGGAAGTGGACAAGGCCCTGGAACACGGTGCCCCCAGCGTGGAAAACGTCATCGTGGTGCAAAGAACCAAAGCTGATGTGACCATGACGGCGGGGCGGGACCACTGGTGGCATGAACTCCAACCCCAACAATCGGCCCATTGCCCAGCGGAACCCATGGACAGTGAGGATATGCTGTTCATTCTCTACACTTCCGGCAGTACGGGTAAACCGAAGGGCGTAGTCCACACCACCGGAGGTTATAACCTTTACACCCACATGACCACCAAATGGATTTTTGACCTCAAAGACACGGACGTTTATTGGTGTACCGCCGACGTGGGCTGGATTACTGGGCACAGTTACATTGTTTACGGCCCCCTGTCCAACGGAGCTACCACGGTAATGTATGAAGGGGTGCCCCGTCCCTCCAATCCTGGGTGTTTTTGGGACGTGATTGAAAAATATGGGGTGAATATTTTCTACACTGCCCCCACCGCCATCCGTGCCTTTATTCGCATGGGGGAAGCTGTGCCCAACGCCAGGGATTTATCTTCCCTTCGTTTACTGGGCACCGTGGGAGAACCCATTAACCCGGAAGCCTGGATGTGGTATCACCGGGTCATTGGCGGCGGCAAATGTCCCATTGTAGATACCTGGTGGCAAACGGAAACCGGCGGCATTATGCTCACTCCTTTACCCGGAGCCATCCCTACCAAACCGGGCTCCTGCACTCGACCTTTTCCAGGCATTGTGGCGGACATCGTTGATCTAGATGGCAACCCCGTAGAGTCTGGTCAGGGGGGCTTTTTAGTGATCAAACAACCCTGGCCTAGTATGATTCGGGACGTGTACGGCGACACAGATCGTTTTCGCTCCACCTATTGGGAACATATCCAACCCCAGGGGGAACAACATTTTTACTTTGCCGGAGATGGAGCCCGCCGGGACAGGGATGGTTATTTTTGGGTGATGGGTCGGGTGGACGATGTCATCAACGTTTCTGGCCACCGTTTGGGCACCATGGAAATTGAATCCGCTTTGGTTTCCCATCCCCTAGTGGCGGAAGCGGCGGTGGTGGCCCGTCCCGATGAATTGACTGGGGAAGCCATTTTTGCCTTTGTTTCCCTAGATGGTAGCCAGGAACCCAACGATGACCTCAAAAAAGAATTAATCCAACATGTTACGGAGGAAATTGGGGCGATCGCCAGGCCAGCGGAAATCCGTTTCACTGATGTGTTGCCCAAAACCCGTTCCGGTAAAATTATGCGCCGTCTCTTGCGGAGTTTGGCCTCAGGGCAAGAAATTTCTGGGGATACTTCTACCTTGGAGGATCGTTCGGTGCTGGATAAATTACGGGAGGGCTAA
- a CDS encoding acyl-CoA desaturase: MTAALPNDSKPKLTPAWTVIFFFTSIHLVALLAFLPQFFSWKAVGVAFLLYVITGGVGITLGFHRCISHRSFNVPKWLEYVFVVCGTLACQGGVFEWVGLHRMHHKFSDTNPDPHDSNKGFWWSHMGWMMFEIPAKQDIPRYTKDIQDDKFYQFCQNNLVPIQVVLGLILFVLGGWPFVIWGIFVRLVFVFHFTWFVNSATHKFGYVSHESNDYSRNCWWVALLTFGEGWHNNHHAYQYSARHGLQWWEVDLTWMTIKVLSFLGLAKDIKLPPETALPNKA; the protein is encoded by the coding sequence ATGACTGCTGCTCTTCCCAACGATTCCAAGCCTAAGCTAACTCCTGCTTGGACTGTGATCTTCTTTTTTACCTCCATTCACTTGGTGGCCTTGTTGGCTTTCCTCCCCCAGTTTTTTAGTTGGAAAGCAGTGGGGGTGGCTTTCTTACTCTATGTGATTACCGGCGGTGTTGGCATTACCCTGGGTTTCCACCGTTGCATTTCCCACCGTAGTTTTAACGTCCCTAAGTGGTTGGAATATGTTTTCGTAGTCTGTGGCACCCTAGCCTGTCAGGGGGGCGTATTCGAGTGGGTTGGTTTACACCGCATGCACCACAAATTTTCCGATACTAATCCCGATCCCCACGACTCCAATAAAGGGTTTTGGTGGAGCCACATGGGCTGGATGATGTTTGAAATTCCTGCCAAACAGGATATTCCCCGTTACACCAAAGATATTCAAGACGATAAATTTTATCAATTTTGCCAGAATAATTTAGTTCCTATTCAAGTGGTCCTGGGCTTAATTTTGTTTGTTTTAGGGGGCTGGCCCTTTGTTATTTGGGGCATTTTTGTCCGCCTCGTGTTTGTTTTCCACTTCACTTGGTTTGTCAATAGTGCTACCCATAAATTCGGCTACGTTAGCCACGAATCCAATGATTATTCCCGTAATTGTTGGTGGGTGGCTTTGTTAACTTTTGGGGAAGGCTGGCACAATAATCACCACGCTTACCAATACTCCGCTCGCCATGGTTTGCAGTGGTGGGAAGTGGATTTAACGTGGATGACCATCAAAGTCCTATCTTTCCTCGGCTTAGCTAAGGACATTAAGCTCCCCCCAGAAACGGCGTTGCCTAATAAAGCCTAG